One Oculatellaceae cyanobacterium genomic region harbors:
- a CDS encoding PAS domain S-box protein — MLSELSFISNNPFIPHGHCYLWKPGLVGLHIVSDSMIGVAYYVIPPTLIYFVRKREDLVFNWMFLLFGAFIIACGTTHFIEVWTLWHPNYWFSGAVKLFTGIISVYTAVRLFPLIPQALELPSPKQMEIANKQLKELNEQLTEIKQDLEQRVESRTSELTDAVNKLEQEIIRRQQVEEALRESSARFRRIFDSNMIGIIFWKIDGELFEVNDAFIKILGYSRNHLPKKLSWLEFTPPEYFSVDKKALDEIAETGVASPYEKEIIRADGSRVPILIGGSRLEGLTDTGVCFVLDISQRKEDERKLRQWADIFQHTGQGLVVNSPGSEVLEIINPAFATMHGYTVEELTGSSISQVIAPSALPSLPEHFRAAREKDRYIFENLHIRKDGTIFPVLIDATNVKDNTGESLYIILNFQDITARKKIETETINALNREKELNELKSRFITLTSHEFRTPLATILSSAELLEYYSHKLPELEKISLFRQIETAITRMTGLLDDVLTINKSEAGKLQINPTALNLQNFCSELVNEIKLSVGNKHEIVFTHTGDCINAVMDEKILRHILNNLLGNAIKYSPDGGVIEFSLFCQNLQGIFQVRDSGIGIPEESQEKLFESFYRASNVNNIQGTGLGLSIVKRMVDLSGGEISFNSEVGVGTTFTVVLPLNVNVAEAVS; from the coding sequence ATGTTATCGGAATTAAGTTTTATCTCTAATAATCCTTTTATCCCCCACGGACACTGCTACTTATGGAAGCCAGGTTTAGTAGGGCTGCATATTGTTTCAGACTCTATGATTGGAGTGGCATATTATGTCATTCCTCCAACTTTAATATATTTTGTCCGCAAAAGAGAAGATTTAGTATTTAACTGGATGTTTCTGTTATTCGGAGCATTCATTATTGCTTGCGGAACTACTCACTTCATAGAAGTTTGGACACTATGGCATCCTAACTACTGGTTTAGTGGTGCTGTAAAATTATTTACTGGAATAATTTCTGTATATACTGCTGTTAGGCTTTTTCCATTAATTCCTCAAGCACTTGAGTTACCTAGTCCAAAACAAATGGAAATTGCTAACAAGCAACTTAAAGAATTAAACGAACAATTAACAGAAATCAAACAAGATCTTGAACAGCGAGTAGAGTCCCGCACCTCTGAATTAACAGATGCAGTAAATAAGTTAGAACAAGAAATTATTCGTCGCCAACAAGTAGAAGAAGCTTTGCGAGAAAGTTCTGCTCGATTCCGCCGCATCTTTGATTCAAATATGATTGGTATTATTTTCTGGAAGATTGACGGAGAGCTTTTTGAAGTTAACGATGCTTTTATTAAAATACTAGGCTACTCTAGAAATCACTTACCAAAAAAATTATCTTGGTTAGAATTTACTCCGCCAGAATATTTTTCTGTAGATAAAAAAGCACTTGATGAAATAGCTGAAACTGGGGTTGCTAGTCCCTATGAAAAAGAAATTATTCGCGCTGATGGCAGTCGAGTTCCCATTCTTATTGGCGGAAGTAGATTAGAAGGATTGACGGATACAGGTGTCTGTTTCGTTCTCGATATTAGCCAGCGTAAAGAAGACGAGCGCAAGTTGCGTCAGTGGGCAGATATATTTCAACATACTGGACAAGGATTAGTTGTTAATAGTCCAGGCAGCGAAGTTTTAGAAATAATAAATCCAGCCTTCGCTACGATGCACGGATATACAGTAGAAGAGCTTACTGGAAGTTCGATAAGTCAGGTGATTGCTCCAAGTGCTTTGCCTAGCTTACCAGAACACTTTCGTGCTGCTAGGGAAAAGGACAGATATATTTTTGAAAACTTACACATTCGTAAAGATGGAACTATTTTTCCGGTGTTGATAGATGCTACTAATGTCAAAGATAACACTGGAGAAAGTCTTTACATTATCTTAAATTTTCAAGACATTACTGCCCGTAAAAAAATAGAAACAGAAACCATTAATGCGTTGAATAGGGAAAAAGAACTGAATGAACTCAAGTCTCGCTTTATCACCTTAACTTCCCATGAATTCCGTACTCCTTTAGCAACAATTTTATCTTCTGCGGAGCTATTAGAATACTATTCACACAAGTTACCTGAATTAGAAAAAATTTCTTTGTTTCGGCAAATTGAAACAGCAATTACCAGAATGACTGGGTTGTTAGATGATGTTTTAACTATCAATAAATCTGAAGCTGGAAAATTACAAATAAACCCAACTGCTTTGAATTTACAAAATTTTTGTTCTGAGCTAGTTAACGAAATTAAATTGAGTGTTGGTAATAAACATGAGATTGTATTTACTCATACAGGAGACTGTATAAATGCAGTTATGGATGAAAAAATTCTCCGACATATTCTGAACAACTTACTAGGAAATGCTATTAAATATTCTCCTGATGGAGGAGTTATTGAATTTTCACTGTTTTGTCAAAATCTGCAAGGAATATTTCAAGTCAGGGACTCTGGAATAGGTATTCCTGAAGAATCCCAAGAAAAATTGTTTGAATCTTTCTATCGCGCCAGCAATGTAAATAATATTCAAGGAACTGGATTAGGATTGTCTATTGTTAAGCGGATGGTGGATTTATCTGGAGGTGAGATTAGTTTTAATAGCGAAGTTGGCGTAGGTACAACATTTACAGTTGTTTTGCCGTTAAATGTTAATGTGGCAGAAGCAGTTAGCTAG
- a CDS encoding ABC transporter ATP-binding protein → MPSRFSKKPQQHESVHPLQRLIDYGRGYRVQIYQAIACSTLNKIFDLAPPALIGAAVDVVVKKQDSLIAQLGVKDVFHQLVILSFLSLIIWGLESVFEYAYARLWRNLAQNIQHNLRLDAYSHLQELELAYFEERSTGGLMSILSDDINQLERFLDIGANEVIQVSTTVIVIGGAFFILAPGVAWWAMLPMPFILWGSIAFQKRLAPYYGEVREKVGLLNSRLNNNLSGITTIKSFTTEIYEQDRIRLDSEAYRQSNRRAIALSAAFVPLIRIIILFGFTATLLLGGMDAVAGRMSVGTYSVLVFLTQRLLWPLTRLGDTLDQYQRAMASTNRVFKLLDTPITIHSGHLSLPSARGEVELNNVTFAYQGRDTVIKDLSLSIPAGKTIAIVGSTGSGKSTLVKLLLRLYEIEQGTITLDGVNIQDLRLQDLRRAIGLVSQDVFLFHGTVIENIIYGTPDATLPEAIAAAKVAEAHEFIINLPNGYNTIVGERGQKLSGGQRQRIAIARAVLKNPPILILDEATSAVDNETEAAIQRSLEHITINRTTIAIAHRLSTIRNADCIYVMEQGKLVESGRHEELLEQNKLYASLWRVQSGIK, encoded by the coding sequence ATGCCTAGTAGGTTCTCCAAAAAGCCGCAACAACATGAATCGGTGCATCCGTTGCAGCGTTTAATCGACTATGGACGCGGTTATCGTGTACAAATATATCAAGCGATCGCTTGCTCAACGCTAAACAAAATTTTTGACCTTGCACCACCAGCTTTAATTGGTGCGGCGGTGGATGTAGTAGTCAAAAAACAAGACTCTCTAATTGCTCAATTAGGTGTTAAAGATGTTTTTCACCAATTAGTAATTCTTTCTTTCCTCAGCTTGATAATTTGGGGTCTAGAATCAGTATTTGAATATGCTTATGCTAGACTTTGGCGCAATTTAGCTCAAAATATTCAGCACAATTTGCGTTTAGATGCTTACTCCCACCTGCAAGAATTAGAGTTAGCTTACTTTGAGGAACGTAGTACAGGCGGTTTGATGTCGATTCTTAGCGATGATATCAACCAATTAGAACGCTTTTTAGATATCGGCGCAAATGAAGTAATTCAAGTATCTACCACAGTAATAGTAATTGGTGGTGCATTCTTTATTTTGGCTCCTGGTGTCGCGTGGTGGGCGATGCTACCAATGCCATTTATTTTATGGGGTTCGATCGCATTCCAAAAACGTCTTGCTCCTTATTATGGCGAAGTGCGGGAAAAAGTAGGTTTACTTAATAGTCGTCTTAACAATAATTTAAGTGGAATTACGACGATTAAAAGTTTTACTACTGAAATTTATGAGCAAGACCGGATTAGATTAGATAGTGAAGCTTATAGACAGAGTAACAGAAGAGCGATCGCACTGAGCGCAGCTTTTGTCCCTTTAATTCGCATAATCATTTTATTCGGGTTCACAGCAACTTTGCTACTAGGTGGAATGGATGCAGTTGCAGGGAGAATGTCTGTAGGTACTTACAGCGTCTTAGTCTTCCTCACCCAAAGGTTACTTTGGCCTTTGACAAGATTGGGTGATACTTTGGATCAGTATCAACGTGCAATGGCATCTACTAATCGAGTATTTAAATTATTAGATACTCCAATTACTATCCACTCAGGACATTTATCACTACCTTCAGCACGTGGCGAAGTGGAATTAAACAATGTTACCTTTGCATACCAAGGTAGAGATACAGTAATAAAAGATCTCTCACTGTCTATTCCTGCGGGTAAAACTATTGCAATTGTTGGTTCTACTGGTTCTGGTAAAAGTACCCTAGTAAAACTATTACTCAGATTGTACGAAATAGAGCAAGGAACAATTACCCTTGATGGTGTTAATATTCAGGATTTGCGATTACAAGATTTACGCCGTGCGATTGGTTTAGTTAGCCAGGATGTATTCTTATTTCATGGCACGGTGATCGAAAATATTATTTATGGTACTCCTGATGCCACATTACCAGAAGCGATCGCAGCAGCAAAAGTAGCTGAAGCCCATGAATTTATTATCAATTTACCTAACGGCTATAACACAATTGTAGGTGAGCGAGGGCAGAAATTATCAGGGGGACAACGACAAAGAATTGCCATTGCGCGGGCGGTTTTGAAAAATCCACCTATTTTGATTTTAGATGAAGCGACTTCAGCAGTAGATAATGAGACAGAAGCAGCAATTCAGCGATCGCTCGAACATATTACTATTAATCGCACAACAATTGCGATCGCGCATCGTTTATCTACTATTCGCAATGCTGATTGTATCTATGTCATGGAACAAGGAAAACTGGTAGAATCTGGACGACATGAAGAACTGTTAGAGCAAAATAAGCTTTATGCTAGTCTATGGCGCGTCCAGTCAGGTATAAAATAA